The genomic segment CAAAGCCAAAGTCGGTACCCACTCCGGCTCCGCGGCGCAGGCCGGCATGACCGTAAGCATCGTACAGACTGCGTTTTTCGGGGTCCGAGAGAACTTCGTAGGCCTCCGTGGCTTCCTTGAATTTTTCCTCGCACTCCGGATCGTTGTGGTTTACATCCGGATGTAGCTGACGAGCAAGCCGCCGGTAGGCTTTCTTTATTTGGTTAAGATCAGCGTCGCGTGGTACCCCGAGTACTTCGTAGTAGTCGCGTTTCATAAGAAGACTTCTACTCGTAGCGTTCGCCTACCAGTTCCGACAAGAGCGAAGCACTCTCACAAACTGCGGCGATTGCCTTCTTATAATCCATCCGGGTGGGACCGACCAAACTGACTGTACCTAATCTCCGTTGCGGCAAGCCGTAACTAGCCGCTACCACCGAAAACGGACGGAGGGCCGCCGTCTCGTGCTCTCGACCTATCCTCACCACGACTGTGTTTGCCGCAAGAGCGGAGCGCAGCACTTGTAAGAGCTGGTAACGTTCTTCTAGCAGGGACAGCAGATCCCTTAGCGGGCCCACGTCCCGCGCCTGATACTCAGACATAAGCCGAGAAGCTCCGCCTACATACAGCTCCTCTTCGTACTGCTCACTGATGAGCCGGTCGAAGGCAGGAGCCAGTACGCGCAAAAACTCCCTCTCGCGCGGTCCCAATTCCGGGTTGTCCAAAGTGCGTCGCACCAGCCTGGCAGTTAGAGGCTGGTTTGCAAAAGTCTCGTTCAGATATGTGCGGGCCCAATCTACCAGCCCCGGGTCAATGGGCTGAGGCCAATCAATAACCCCTTTAAGCACCGTACCAGTGGAAATGATAAGCACATACATGAGCTGCTCCGGGTGCAGAGTAAGCAGCTCAACATGGCACAACCTTGCGCCACTCACCCGGGGAGCCATGGCCAGTGCTAACAGATTGGTAGCCCGGGCCATAGCCTCAGTGACCTGACGAAGCGCAGTGTCAATTTCGCCAGCAAGGTCCTCAGAAAGAACCGCTCGCACCGTCCCACCCGTGCCGCTGACTCCGAAGGTGGGACGTGCTGGTATCTCGCTTATCAGCTGGTTGACGAACTCGCGGTAGCCCCTGTCCGTCGGAATGCGACCAGCAGAGGTATGCGGATGAGTGAGATAGCCTTGTTCTTCAAGAAGGGCAAACTCGTTGCGTACCGTGGACGAAGACACGCCAAGCCCCGTTATGCTCGCCACCTCTTTAGAGGAAACTGGCGTGCCAGTACCGATGTAGCGAGCGGTAACAGCGTTTAGGATCGTGCGTTGTCTTGGAGTGAGTCCCACGGCTAGCGCCCTCTTACCAGTTGTCATGGCTATGGTTGAACCAACAGCGCTGTGATGACCGTGTTTGCGACATTAAAGAAATCCCTGCTGATGCGGAGTTTACCACAGCATCTCTCAATACAGCCGAGCTCAAGCAGACGATTTTTTGCGTCTTGATCCAGAACTTCTGTCACCTCGTTTTCGTCAATCCCTTGGCAAGTACGAAGACCTAGCATGGCCCTTTCCCATAGTCTCGTACGCCAGGAGAGACTCTCTGCTCGAACTCCTCTCCCCTGCAAATACTCCCACACGGAGGCCGAGTTGTTGATTCTCATAGCGCCTAAGGTGGAAACAGCAGCGGCCCCGATGCCTATGTAGTCCTCACCACGCCAGTACGCGAGGTTGTGCTTACACTCATAGCCTGGCCGGGCATAGTTCGAAATCTCATACCTCATGAAACCGGCCATCTCAAGCCTTTCCACCGCCAGCTGGTAATACTTCTCAGCAAAGTTTGCGGCCGCCCCTATTGCGTCGGGACCCAGCGTGGCACAGATCCGTTTTTCGTATGAGGGCGTATAGGTAAGGTCGTACAGAGAAATATGTGTGGGCTGGGCAGCCACGGCTATATCAAGATCCTCGGCCGCCTGCTCCCACGTCTCGCCAGGAATGCCGAATATCAAGTCGATGTTCCAGTTCTCCCAACCAACCTCGCTGATTACTTGAAGAGCCTCGCGCACTTCTCTTTGCGTTACCCTTCGCCCCAGAACCGCACGCAGTTGGGGGTCAAAGGACTGTATACCTACCGAAAGGCGAGTCACCCCTGCCGCTTTCAGCCAGACTAACAGCTCTTTGTCTATCGTGCCCGGGTTCGCCTCAACAGTAAACTCGCAATCCTCGGCGGCTCTTTCCCTAAGAAAAGTTATGAGCCGCTGTAAGAGATGTCGAGGAAGCACCGTCGGAGTCCCGCCCCCCACGTATATAGTCTCAAATGAGCAGCCGGACGCCCTTTCAGAAAGCTCAGCGCCAAGAGCTTCCACGTACCTGACTACCGCGTCAGTCTGGTGGAAGAGGTCAATCGGCTCCGAGTAGAAGTCGCAGTAGGCGCAACGCGAACGGCAAAAGGGAATGTGCACGTAGAGGTGAGTCATGGTAGCGTCGGACTAACGGCCAAGCACACCCAGAACTACCAGCAACACGCCAAGCGCTATGCTTACTCCGCCCAAAATAGCCGTCCACGCTGTCCAGGCCCGGTTTGCGCCGGGGATCCCGCCATATCGGGTTCGGCCCGACATCGTATTTACCTCCCCCGCCCTGCCGGACTCCCGAACCAAAGCTTCCGCTCGTCTCCGGGCCAGTTCTTCTTGCTGCCGTCTCAGTGCTCTGCCCTTAGGGCCATGCCTGAGCCAAGTCTGCACTCCGCCCAGCACGACAAGCATGATCCCCAGGACCAAATACTCTACAGTCATTTCTTGGCCTCTTTGCTTTGTCCAATGTCCAGCACAGCCAAGAACGCCTCCTGTGGCACTTCGACTGTGCCAATCATCTTCATACGCTTCTTGCCTTCCTTTTGCTTTTCTAGGAGCTTCCGCTTACGCGTGACATCCCCCCCGTAGCATTTTGCAAGAACATCTTTGCGCAGGGCCGGAACGGTTTCCCGCGCGATGATGCGACCTCCAATGGCGGCCTGAATAGCCACCTCAAAAAGCTGCCGGGGAATCTTCTTGCGCAGCCGTTCTACCAGAGCGCGCCCCACCGGATAAGCCCGGTCAGCGTGGACTATGAGGCTTAGAGCGTCTACCACTTCCCCGGCAATGCGAATATCCAGACGGACCAGGTCCCCAGGCTCATAGTCTTTAAATTCGTAGTCCAGACTGGCGTATCCACGACTTCTTGTCTTGAGCAGGTCATAGAAGTCAAGCACAATCTCCGCTAAGGGAAGGTCATATTGCAAACGCACTCGATCCGCGGTTAGGTACTCCATGTGAACAAAGCGACCGCGCTTGTCGGTGCAAAGCTCCATGATTGGACCCACGAACTCCGCGGGAGTGATGATTGCGGCTGCGATGTACGGCTCGCGTACTTCCTGGATAGACCCGGCGTCTGGAAAATCTACCGGGTTGCTTATCTCTTTGATCTGCCCGTTAGTTAACACCACCTGGTAACGGACATTCGGCGTGGTGGCAAGAAGCTCAAGCCCAAACTCCCGACGCAGCCGCTCCCGCACAATGTCCATGTGGAGCAATCCCAGAAAACCGCAGCGGAAGCCGAAACCGAGGGCCTTTGAAGTTTCCGGCTCGTAGTATAGGGCCGCATCGTTAAGCTTCAGCTTGTCGAGCGCGTCGCGCAGGTCCTGGTAATCCTCGCCCTCGATGGGGAAAAGCCCACAGAAGACCATGGGCGTGACTTCACGGTAACCGGGCAGAGGTTCCGCAGCAGGGTTTGCCGCGTTGGTAAGGGTGTCACCCACCCGGAGATCGGCTACTTCTTTGATCCCGGGGATGATGTAGCCCACTTCGCCTGCGGACAGAAGATCGGTCTTTTGCATATCGGGGCTAAAAATCCCCACTTCTTCTATCTCGCTCTCGCGGCCCGTCGCCATGGCCAGTACGGGATCGCCCTTGCGAAAGGACCCGTCCCGAACCCGCACAAAAGCCACCACCCCACGGTATTGGTCATAAACCGAGTCAAAGACGAGAGCACGTGGAGGCCCGTCAGGGTTTCCTTCCGGTGGAGGAATGCGCCTCACGATAGCTTCAAGAAGCTCGGGCACTCCCTCTCCAGTCTTGGCAGAGATCAGCAAAATGTCCGACCGCGGACAACCGATCACATTTACGATCTCTTCCGCTCGTCTTTCCGGCTCGGCGCCCGGTAAATCAATCTTATTTAGAACTGGAATGATCTCGAGATCATTTTCGAGAGCAAGCAACGTGTTGGCGAGGGTTTGCGCTTCCACTCCTTGGGTAGCGTCGACCACGAGAATCGCCCCTTCGCAGGCCGCCAGACTGCGCGACACTTCGTAGGTAAAGTCAACGTGCCCCGGAGTATCGATGAGATTGAACTGGTAGGAGCGGCCGTCCGAGGAACGGTAGTTGATGCGCACAGCCTGAGCCTTGATGGTGATTCCCCGCTCGCGCTCAAGGTCCATGCGGTCGAGCACCTGCTCGCGCATCTCTCTTTCGGGAACAGTACCCGTCAGTTCCAAGATGCGGTCAGCAAGGGTCGACTTCCCATGGTCAATATGGGCGATGATGCAAAAATTACGAATGTGATCAAACCTTGCCATTGGACCACGTATTCTATCGCAGTGGTCTGTTACTATCTGAACACCTGTAGTCGACCAAATAGGCCGCAACGTCAAGAATCGCAGGAGAAGTCAAGATGACTGCCGACATTGCTACCTACCAAAAGTATGGTGCAGACCTGGAGCAGTTGCTCTGCCTTCGCACCTCCCCAATCGCGATTAAGTTGCTAAAAAGCGAGGCGGAAATCCCCGAGGGAGCTATCCGCCCAAGAAAAGACCGGGGAGAGCATTACGCCGTGTGCCAAGCATTTTCTCTTGCGCGCAGGCAGGGAATGACATTAGCCATGTTCCTTGAAGACCACTGGTGCTTTGAGCCCATCATTTCATACGGGTTAGTAGAGACTCCCCAGGACTACCTGGACGGTTTCACCAATTCCTTCTTCATTGCCGACAAAGAAGCAGCCAAGAAACATGCCGAGGAAATGACCCGCCTGCCCGTAGGTGAGTACCCCGGCATGGTCATAGGGCCTCTAAAGGCAGCCAACTTCGTTCCAGACCTGGTCATGATCTACTGCACCCCCGCTCAACTGCGCCATCTCTTGCTTTGTCTACGGCACCCGAAAGGAACAATGGTTACCTCAACCCTGGACCCCATCGGATCGTGTGTGCACTCGGTAGTTCCCACCTTCCTTACCGGTAAGCCGATGGTGACAGTGCCCGATCCGGGAGACTACGAACGAGCCTGCGCGCATGACGATGAAATGGTTCTAAGTGTTTCGCCCGCCCATCTCGAGGAGCTTATGCAGGGGGCCTACCACTTCCAGAACTTGGGCATGGGCTTTCGTCGGTTTGCTCCCATGGTTTGCCCTGACTTCAAGCAGCCGCCGTTCTACGAAGAGTATTTCCGTCGCTGGGGACTCGACAAGCCAAAGGGGTAAGAACAGTGGACACGCGCTCGCAGACGCCATCAGAAGCAATGTTCTATTCCGACCTGAGAGGCCTGCCTCTACTCAAGCGAGGCAAAGTCCGTGACGTATACAAGCCAAGCGAAGAACACCTCCTGATCGTAGCCTGCGATCGGATTTCCGCTTTTGATCATGTTTTGCCCACCCCGATACCCGGTAAAGGACGCATACTCACCCAAATCTCCAACTTTTTCTTCGCCAGGACGGCGCATATCGTTCCCAACCATATCGTCGACCCCAACCCGGGGCCGCAGTGGTACCCAGAAGCTGATTGGTACTCGCCAGACCTAGAGGGACGAACAGTGCTCGTGCGCGCAGCGCAGCCCCTGGCGATCGAAGCCATCGTCCGCGGGTACTTGTCGGGATCGGGATGGAAAGAGTATAAGCAAAGCGGCACGATTTGCGGGATACCTCTCCCAGAGGGACTCAGGGAATCGGAGCGCCTGCCCAAACCCATTTTCACCCCTTCCACCAAGGCGACCTCCGGCCACGACGAAAACATCACCTTTATGCAGGCAGCAGCTATTGTCGGGCCCGATCTCGCCGAGCGGGTAAGAGAACTCAGCCTAAAGCTCTACGAGTTTGCCGCCGGGTATGCGGAGGAGCGGGGGATCATCATCGCCGACACCAAATTTGAGTTCGGACTGACGCAAGAAGGCGAGCTCCTGTTAATCGACGAGATATTTACGCCAGACTCTTCCAGATTCTGGCCCGCAGAAGCATATGAGCCAGGCAGACCACAGGCAAGCTTCGACAAGCAATACGTAAGAGATTACTTGGAGTCCATCGCTTGGGATAAGGAACCGCCGGCTCCGGAGCTCCCTCCGGAAGTAGTGGCCAAGACTAGGGAGAAATACGAGGAGGCCCTGCGCCGGCTCACCGCATAGAACCAACCGCATAGGAAAGAGCGCGCCCGTCTGTAGAAGACAGCGGTGGCTCACCGGACAAGTCGTTGCGGCGGCGCGACACTGGAGTGAGCAGGTCTGTGACCGCTCCGGAGTGTCGCGCCGCCGCGCTATAAAGCACCAAGGCCATCTCGCCGATAGAGATGGTGACTAAGTGAATTCCGGAAGCAGGGAAAAGCAGGTTACAGATGTTGGTTTCTCCCGCCACTCAAGATCAGGAGACCCAAGTTTCCCTGGGAAGTCTCCTCGACTACCTCGAGGACAGTGTCGTTGTCATCGACAAGCAATTTCGCGTCGCCGCATGCAACCGTGAGGCGCAGCGAGTTTTCTCGATTGAATTCGAACCTCCCTCCGGCGTTGGCCAGCAAGCGAACCGGCGGCAAGCCAAATGCTTCTCCGTTCTTCACGGGCGGAGCGAAGCCTGTCCGACGTGTCCACTGAAGCTCCGCCGCTACCCGGATACTGCGACACGGATGGCATTCCGGGCCGAGACAAGCACCTGCCCCCAGCGTTGGTTTGAGGAAACAGTTCACCCCTTCAGTAAGTTAGACCTGGGTTTCGACGGAGCCGTGCTCCACATAAAGGATGTGACCCACCACAAGACCACCGAGATGCTTCTCCGCGAGGAAGTTCGCCGGCGCCGCCTCCTCATGGCTCACTCGCGAGACGGAATTGTAGTGCTGGATGAGCGGGGTAAAGTGTTTGAAGCCAACAGACAGTTTGCCCGCATGCTCGGGTACTCAACACGGGAGCTGTTGAACCTTCATGTTTGGGATTGGGACGTCAAACACTCCCGTGAACAGTTACTCCATATGATTCGCGCCGTAGATACTAACGGCGATCACTTTGAGACTCTTCATCGTCGAAAAGATGGCTCGCTTTACGCCGCTGAGATAAGCAGCAACGGGGTTACGCTAGGTGGGCAAAAGTATGTTCTTTCAATTTGTCGCGACATCACCGAGAAGAAACTCCTCGAGGAACAAATTCGCGAGCTTGCTATCCGCGATCCCCTTACCGATCTTTATAATCGCCGCTTCATCTTTGAGAGATTGACGCAGCTCACTGCGGAGTTCCTGCGGGGAACAACCAACTTCTCTGTTTCGCTTTTTGATCTTGATCATTTCAAGACGGTCAATGATTTCTACGGTCATCAAGCTGGAGATGTTGTCTTGCGCGAGTTTTCTCAACTGCTCGCTGCCAGTGTCCGCCAATCGGACCTAGTAGGCCGGTATGGAGGCGAGGAATTTGTCATTGTCGCCACCATTGACTCACCCGGAGACACCAGAATCATCATAGACCGCATCCTAGCTCGGGTAAGGGCGCATCCGTTCGTCGTAGCCGGGCACACGATCCACATTAGTGCGAGCTGCGGTATAGCCGAAAGTTTTGAGTTTTCTCGGGAGGACTTCTCCGCGGAGGCACTGCTGGCCGCGGCCGATCACCGCCTTTACCAGGCCAAGGAAAGCGGCCGGGATCAAGCAGTCGGTCCTGAGCCTCTCATTTCACAGGCTCCCCTCTTTTACGACGTATGAGTCCGATAAGATCGTTTAGCTCGCCCATCCTAAGAAACCAGGCCGCAAGACAGTAGAGACCGCCCCCAACCAAATACGCGGTCCCCACAGCTACAATCTGGGCCCACCAAGACCGTCCCAAGGCACCGTCCAGCGCTAGCCAAACCCAGTATGCCGATACGGCTAAGGGAACAAGGGCAAGTATGCTCTTACCTACCGAGATACAGATCTGACGAGCGCCTATTCCCCCAATGCGGGGTCTAAGCAAGGTCATCAGCCCAAAGAAGTTAAGCGTGCTTACCACAGACGTCGAAAGAGTTATTCCTCCCACACCCATGGGCTTGTACAGGAGCAGGTCAAGACCGGCGTTCACTGCCAAGTTGGCGACCCCCAGGACTAGTGGAACCCAAGTCTTTTGAATGCTGTAGAAAGCACGGTTGAGTAAAGTGTTTACACTCACAAAAGCCATGCCTACGCTGAAGAAGAGAAGTGCCCACGCGGTCCCGGTGATAGCGGCTTCGTCCCCAAGAGCCTGGCCATGCTCGTAGATCAAGCGTACTGTAGGCGTAGCAAGCACCGAAAAAAGAGCCGCAAGAGGCAGCGTGACAAAGAAGATCTGCCTGATACCAAGACTCAAGTCCGTACGAAACTCGTGCATTCTTCCTGCTGCACCGTGCCGAGAGAGAGCCGGGAAAAGGACGGTTCCAATCGCTACGGCGAACATCCCCTGCGGCAGCTGGAACAGCCGAAATGCCTTGTCGATATACGCAGGCGCCGCTTCACCGATTAACGCCGCCACCACGGTATCGACGAATGAATTGAAATTGATAACACCCAGGCTTAGAACCACGGGACCAAGGAGAATACCTACTCTTCTTACTTCCGGATGTCTGAAATTCAGCCGCCAAGGAGACAGCTCCCCCCCGCCCGCTATGCACGCGTCCCGCCATCGCCTTTTCCATACCCAGGGAATCTGCAGCACGAGCTCGACCAGAGTCCCTAGGGTGAACCCCCAGGCGAGGGCATAGAACCCATACCGTCCTGAGAAGAAAACGACTGCTGCGATGATGACGAGATTCCACAAGATGGGCGCCAAGGCGGGAACAGCAAAATGATTGTAGGAATTCAGGATTCCCATGAGAATCCCGGCGACTCCCATGATGATAACGGTCGGAAACATAATCCGCATCAGAGAGGCTGCCAAGCTGAGAGTTTCTGGGTACTTACTCGCCCACCCTGGGGCGACCACCTTGGTCACTTCGGGAGCAAAGACCATTCCCAGAGCAGTGACCCCACCCAAGGCGGCAGTCGCAGCGACAGCCACGCTAAAGGCCACCTGCCACGCTTCGCGTTCCCTGCGTTTCTCGAGAAGAGCAGAGAACACCGGAATGAATGCAGCGGCAAGAGCAGTGTCTGCCACGAGAGTTCGTACCAGATTGGGAACCTTAATGGCTACCGTGAAGGCACCCATCTCAGCTCCCAAGCCCAGATACGAGACCATCACCATCTCCCGTATCAGACCGAGAAGTCGGGAACCAAGCGTTGCAAGAGCC from the Thermoleophilia bacterium genome contains:
- the hrcA gene encoding heat-inducible transcriptional repressor HrcA, with product MGLTPRQRTILNAVTARYIGTGTPVSSKEVASITGLGVSSSTVRNEFALLEEQGYLTHPHTSAGRIPTDRGYREFVNQLISEIPARPTFGVSGTGGTVRAVLSEDLAGEIDTALRQVTEAMARATNLLALAMAPRVSGARLCHVELLTLHPEQLMYVLIISTGTVLKGVIDWPQPIDPGLVDWARTYLNETFANQPLTARLVRRTLDNPELGPREREFLRVLAPAFDRLISEQYEEELYVGGASRLMSEYQARDVGPLRDLLSLLEERYQLLQVLRSALAANTVVVRIGREHETAALRPFSVVAASYGLPQRRLGTVSLVGPTRMDYKKAIAAVCESASLLSELVGERYE
- the hemW gene encoding radical SAM family heme chaperone HemW, with product MTHLYVHIPFCRSRCAYCDFYSEPIDLFHQTDAVVRYVEALGAELSERASGCSFETIYVGGGTPTVLPRHLLQRLITFLRERAAEDCEFTVEANPGTIDKELLVWLKAAGVTRLSVGIQSFDPQLRAVLGRRVTQREVREALQVISEVGWENWNIDLIFGIPGETWEQAAEDLDIAVAAQPTHISLYDLTYTPSYEKRICATLGPDAIGAAANFAEKYYQLAVERLEMAGFMRYEISNYARPGYECKHNLAYWRGEDYIGIGAAAVSTLGAMRINNSASVWEYLQGRGVRAESLSWRTRLWERAMLGLRTCQGIDENEVTEVLDQDAKNRLLELGCIERCCGKLRISRDFFNVANTVITALLVQP
- the lepA gene encoding translation elongation factor 4, whose translation is MARFDHIRNFCIIAHIDHGKSTLADRILELTGTVPEREMREQVLDRMDLERERGITIKAQAVRINYRSSDGRSYQFNLIDTPGHVDFTYEVSRSLAACEGAILVVDATQGVEAQTLANTLLALENDLEIIPVLNKIDLPGAEPERRAEEIVNVIGCPRSDILLISAKTGEGVPELLEAIVRRIPPPEGNPDGPPRALVFDSVYDQYRGVVAFVRVRDGSFRKGDPVLAMATGRESEIEEVGIFSPDMQKTDLLSAGEVGYIIPGIKEVADLRVGDTLTNAANPAAEPLPGYREVTPMVFCGLFPIEGEDYQDLRDALDKLKLNDAALYYEPETSKALGFGFRCGFLGLLHMDIVRERLRREFGLELLATTPNVRYQVVLTNGQIKEISNPVDFPDAGSIQEVREPYIAAAIITPAEFVGPIMELCTDKRGRFVHMEYLTADRVRLQYDLPLAEIVLDFYDLLKTRSRGYASLDYEFKDYEPGDLVRLDIRIAGEVVDALSLIVHADRAYPVGRALVERLRKKIPRQLFEVAIQAAIGGRIIARETVPALRKDVLAKCYGGDVTRKRKLLEKQKEGKKRMKMIGTVEVPQEAFLAVLDIGQSKEAKK
- a CDS encoding DUF169 domain-containing protein — encoded protein: MTADIATYQKYGADLEQLLCLRTSPIAIKLLKSEAEIPEGAIRPRKDRGEHYAVCQAFSLARRQGMTLAMFLEDHWCFEPIISYGLVETPQDYLDGFTNSFFIADKEAAKKHAEEMTRLPVGEYPGMVIGPLKAANFVPDLVMIYCTPAQLRHLLLCLRHPKGTMVTSTLDPIGSCVHSVVPTFLTGKPMVTVPDPGDYERACAHDDEMVLSVSPAHLEELMQGAYHFQNLGMGFRRFAPMVCPDFKQPPFYEEYFRRWGLDKPKG
- a CDS encoding phosphoribosylaminoimidazolesuccinocarboxamide synthase; translated protein: MFYSDLRGLPLLKRGKVRDVYKPSEEHLLIVACDRISAFDHVLPTPIPGKGRILTQISNFFFARTAHIVPNHIVDPNPGPQWYPEADWYSPDLEGRTVLVRAAQPLAIEAIVRGYLSGSGWKEYKQSGTICGIPLPEGLRESERLPKPIFTPSTKATSGHDENITFMQAAAIVGPDLAERVRELSLKLYEFAAGYAEERGIIIADTKFEFGLTQEGELLLIDEIFTPDSSRFWPAEAYEPGRPQASFDKQYVRDYLESIAWDKEPPAPELPPEVVAKTREKYEEALRRLTA
- a CDS encoding diguanylate cyclase, giving the protein MLVSPATQDQETQVSLGSLLDYLEDSVVVIDKQFRVAACNREAQRVFSIEFEPPSGVGQQANRRQAKCFSVLHGRSEACPTCPLKLRRYPDTATRMAFRAETSTCPQRWFEETVHPFSKLDLGFDGAVLHIKDVTHHKTTEMLLREEVRRRRLLMAHSRDGIVVLDERGKVFEANRQFARMLGYSTRELLNLHVWDWDVKHSREQLLHMIRAVDTNGDHFETLHRRKDGSLYAAEISSNGVTLGGQKYVLSICRDITEKKLLEEQIRELAIRDPLTDLYNRRFIFERLTQLTAEFLRGTTNFSVSLFDLDHFKTVNDFYGHQAGDVVLREFSQLLAASVRQSDLVGRYGGEEFVIVATIDSPGDTRIIIDRILARVRAHPFVVAGHTIHISASCGIAESFEFSREDFSAEALLAAADHRLYQAKESGRDQAVGPEPLISQAPLFYDV
- the murJ gene encoding murein biosynthesis integral membrane protein MurJ, which encodes MSNETNRRLALSAAFLALATLGSRLLGLIREMVMVSYLGLGAEMGAFTVAIKVPNLVRTLVADTALAAAFIPVFSALLEKRREREAWQVAFSVAVAATAALGGVTALGMVFAPEVTKVVAPGWASKYPETLSLAASLMRIMFPTVIIMGVAGILMGILNSYNHFAVPALAPILWNLVIIAAVVFFSGRYGFYALAWGFTLGTLVELVLQIPWVWKRRWRDACIAGGGELSPWRLNFRHPEVRRVGILLGPVVLSLGVINFNSFVDTVVAALIGEAAPAYIDKAFRLFQLPQGMFAVAIGTVLFPALSRHGAAGRMHEFRTDLSLGIRQIFFVTLPLAALFSVLATPTVRLIYEHGQALGDEAAITGTAWALLFFSVGMAFVSVNTLLNRAFYSIQKTWVPLVLGVANLAVNAGLDLLLYKPMGVGGITLSTSVVSTLNFFGLMTLLRPRIGGIGARQICISVGKSILALVPLAVSAYWVWLALDGALGRSWWAQIVAVGTAYLVGGGLYCLAAWFLRMGELNDLIGLIRRKRGEPVK